From Cellulosimicrobium sp. ES-005, one genomic window encodes:
- a CDS encoding polynucleotide kinase-phosphatase translates to MSERTSEPAAENTTEHAAESAGATRDLRLPASSLVVLVGVSGSGKSTFAREHFGPYETVSSDVCRGLVSNDENDQAATKAAFEVLETIVSKRLDANLLTVVDATNVQREARKTLVALARAHDVLPVAIVLDVPEKVAVERNAARADRGFGAHVVTRQRAALRSSLKSLQREGFRTVHVLRGEEEVAAARVVRTPLLTDRRDEHGPFDAIGDVHGCLDELVALLGELGYAVVRDDVGRPVDAAHPAGRRAIFLGDLVDRGPDSPGVLRLAMGMVRAGHALAVPGNHEHKLVRALGGRDVKVSHGLETTLAQLAEEPEEFRREVAEFCRDLVSHLVLDDGRLVVAHAGLKESYQGRASGRVRSFALYGDTTGETDEFGLPVRYPWADDYRGRAMVLYGHTPTPEAEWVNNTMCLDTGCVFGGRLSALRCPEKEVVQVPAAREYYAPARPFLPEDSDGAPVREPDLLSVADVLGRRAVETATHGRVTVGEEQAAGALEVMSRFAVDPRLLLYLPPTMSPVATSTLPGLLEHPDGAFAAYARDGVDRVVCEEKHMGSRAVLLVARDSGSADGSRVVAERFGVDAPGAVHTRTGRSFFDEPTTALLLGRVAAALDAAGTWDALGADWVLLDAEVLPWSLKADQLLRDQYASVGAAARAVMPAALAALAAAEARGADVGDLRRRTARRSTDAGLFVESYRRYRWDTGVAVDGDAAPDPLRGVQVAPFQVLASGTSARAGSAESAGTTYAERDHLWHLDVADRLVAADPALFRTTRRVVVDLADETSRAEGTAWWEELTAAGGEGMVVKPAANLVRRRGAPGKGGGLVQPGLKVRGREYLRIIYGPEYTEERNLERLRERSLGRKRSLALREYALGLEALDRVARGEPTWRVHEPVFAVLALESEPVDPRL, encoded by the coding sequence ATGAGCGAGCGGACGAGCGAGCCCGCGGCCGAGAACACGACGGAGCACGCGGCCGAGAGCGCGGGAGCGACGCGCGACCTGCGCCTCCCCGCGTCGAGCCTCGTGGTGCTCGTCGGCGTCTCCGGCTCGGGGAAGTCGACGTTCGCGCGCGAGCACTTCGGCCCGTACGAGACGGTGTCGTCGGACGTGTGCCGCGGCCTCGTGTCGAACGACGAGAACGACCAGGCGGCCACGAAGGCCGCCTTCGAGGTGCTCGAGACCATCGTGTCGAAGCGGCTCGACGCGAACCTGCTCACCGTCGTCGACGCGACGAACGTGCAGCGCGAGGCCCGCAAGACCCTCGTCGCCCTCGCGCGCGCCCACGACGTGCTGCCCGTCGCGATCGTCCTCGACGTGCCCGAGAAGGTCGCGGTCGAGCGCAACGCGGCGCGTGCTGACCGCGGGTTCGGCGCGCACGTCGTGACGCGGCAGCGCGCGGCGCTGCGGTCGTCGCTCAAGAGCCTGCAGCGCGAGGGGTTCCGCACCGTGCACGTGCTGCGCGGGGAGGAGGAGGTCGCGGCCGCGCGGGTCGTGCGCACGCCGCTGCTCACCGACCGTCGCGACGAGCACGGCCCGTTCGACGCGATCGGCGACGTGCACGGCTGTCTCGACGAGCTCGTGGCGCTCCTCGGCGAGCTGGGGTACGCCGTCGTGCGCGACGACGTGGGCCGGCCCGTCGACGCCGCGCACCCCGCGGGCCGGCGCGCGATCTTCCTTGGGGACCTCGTCGACCGCGGTCCCGACTCCCCGGGCGTGCTCCGCCTCGCGATGGGCATGGTCCGGGCGGGCCACGCGCTCGCGGTGCCGGGCAACCACGAGCACAAGCTCGTGCGCGCGCTCGGCGGGCGCGACGTCAAGGTCTCCCACGGCCTCGAGACGACGCTCGCGCAGCTCGCCGAGGAGCCCGAGGAGTTCCGGCGCGAGGTCGCGGAGTTCTGCCGCGACCTCGTCTCCCACCTCGTGCTCGACGACGGGCGCCTCGTGGTCGCGCACGCGGGACTCAAGGAGTCCTACCAGGGCCGGGCGTCCGGGCGGGTGCGGAGCTTCGCGCTCTACGGCGACACCACGGGCGAGACCGACGAGTTCGGCCTGCCCGTGCGCTACCCGTGGGCCGACGACTACCGCGGTCGCGCCATGGTCCTCTACGGGCACACGCCGACGCCCGAGGCCGAGTGGGTCAACAACACGATGTGCCTCGACACGGGGTGCGTGTTCGGCGGGAGGCTGTCCGCGCTGCGCTGCCCGGAGAAGGAGGTGGTGCAGGTCCCGGCCGCGCGCGAGTACTACGCGCCCGCGCGCCCGTTCCTGCCGGAGGACTCGGACGGCGCGCCGGTGCGCGAGCCCGACCTGCTCTCCGTCGCCGACGTGCTCGGGCGGCGCGCCGTCGAGACCGCGACGCACGGGCGCGTGACCGTCGGCGAGGAGCAGGCGGCGGGGGCGCTGGAGGTCATGAGCCGGTTCGCCGTCGACCCGCGGCTGCTGCTGTACCTGCCGCCGACCATGAGCCCGGTCGCGACCTCGACCCTGCCCGGTCTGCTCGAGCACCCCGACGGCGCGTTCGCCGCGTACGCGCGCGACGGCGTCGACCGGGTCGTGTGCGAGGAGAAGCACATGGGGTCGCGCGCGGTGCTGCTCGTCGCGCGCGACTCGGGGTCGGCGGACGGGTCGCGCGTCGTCGCGGAGCGGTTCGGGGTCGACGCGCCCGGCGCGGTGCACACCCGCACCGGGCGGTCGTTCTTCGACGAGCCGACGACGGCGCTGCTGCTCGGGCGCGTCGCCGCGGCCCTCGACGCGGCCGGGACGTGGGACGCTCTCGGCGCCGACTGGGTGCTGCTCGACGCCGAGGTGCTGCCGTGGTCGCTCAAGGCCGACCAGCTCCTGCGCGACCAGTACGCGAGCGTCGGGGCGGCCGCACGGGCGGTCATGCCCGCGGCCCTGGCGGCCCTCGCCGCGGCGGAGGCACGGGGAGCCGACGTGGGCGACCTCCGGCGACGGACCGCGCGGCGGTCGACCGACGCCGGGCTGTTCGTCGAGTCGTACCGGCGCTACCGCTGGGACACGGGCGTGGCCGTGGACGGCGACGCCGCGCCCGACCCGCTGCGCGGCGTGCAGGTCGCGCCGTTCCAGGTGCTCGCGAGCGGGACGTCCGCGCGAGCCGGGTCCGCGGAGTCGGCCGGCACGACGTACGCCGAGCGCGACCACCTGTGGCACCTCGACGTCGCGGACCGGCTCGTCGCGGCGGACCCGGCGCTGTTCCGCACGACGCGGCGCGTCGTCGTCGACCTTGCCGACGAGACCTCGCGCGCCGAGGGGACGGCCTGGTGGGAGGAGCTCACGGCGGCCGGCGGCGAGGGCATGGTGGTCAAGCCGGCCGCCAACCTCGTGCGGCGCCGGGGCGCTCCCGGGAAGGGCGGCGGGCTCGTGCAGCCGGGGCTCAAGGTCCGCGGCCGGGAGTACCTGCGCATCATCTACGGCCCCGAGTACACCGAGGAGCGCAACCTCGAACGGCTGCGCGAGCGGTCGCTCGGGCGCAAGCGGTCCCTCGCACTGCGGGAGTACGCGCTCGGCCTCGAGGCGCTCGACCGGGTGGCTCGCGGTGAGCCGACCTGGCGCGTCCACGAGCCGGTGTTCGCGGTGCTGGCGCTGGAGTCGGAGCCCGTCGACCCGCGACTGTGA
- a CDS encoding TetR/AcrR family transcriptional regulator: MTARTSARDATTAPALAAARDGAPAESGTRARTRRAILDAAVAVLSTDKSASLGDVAQAAQVGRTTLHRYFPERADLVEAIGTEAVERTRAAITAARLDDGAPASALRRLAFEYFDLGPWYMVLFNELSGGEPEFWAESDAVEEPVRDLLRRGQADGVFDDQLSVAWLVRTLWWMLFNAWAMHDEGEATRADALRMAVRSIEGVALAREARP, from the coding sequence GTGACGGCACGAACCAGCGCGCGGGACGCCACCACCGCGCCGGCCCTCGCAGCGGCGCGCGACGGCGCGCCCGCGGAGAGCGGCACGCGCGCGCGCACGCGGCGCGCGATCCTCGACGCCGCGGTCGCCGTGCTCAGCACGGACAAGTCCGCGTCGCTCGGCGACGTCGCCCAGGCCGCGCAGGTGGGGCGCACGACGCTGCACCGCTACTTCCCCGAGCGGGCCGACCTCGTCGAGGCGATCGGGACCGAGGCCGTCGAGCGCACGCGCGCCGCGATCACCGCGGCCCGCCTCGACGACGGCGCCCCCGCGTCCGCGCTGCGCCGCCTCGCGTTCGAGTACTTCGACCTCGGCCCCTGGTACATGGTGCTGTTCAACGAGCTGTCCGGCGGCGAGCCCGAGTTCTGGGCGGAGTCCGACGCGGTCGAGGAGCCGGTGCGCGACCTCCTGCGCCGCGGCCAGGCGGACGGCGTGTTCGACGACCAGCTCAGCGTCGCGTGGCTCGTCCGCACGCTCTGGTGGATGCTCTTCAACGCGTGGGCGATGCACGACGAGGGCGAGGCGACGCGGGCCGACGCGCTGCGCATGGCCGTGCGCAGCATCGAGGGCGTGGCGCTCGCCCGCGAGGCCCGCCCGTGA
- a CDS encoding ABC transporter ATP-binding protein, translated as MSTTDATGSPTTTPATPDTPTGPFLPRLKVLGEFVRPHRRTLLLGLVLGLGTTAAALATPMVTKWVLDTLGTGESLTPAVLTLVGLLVVGLVLGLWQWILLGTLAERVVLDARSSMVRRYFRARIGALTGRPTGELVTRVTSDTVLLREAASSSIVNLVNFAVSLVGTIVLMGVLDIVLLGTTLGAIVVIAVLVGALMPRIAKAQEKAQESLGSLGGTLEGGLRAIRTIKASRAEGRQIERVLDDAQASARHSVRAVRTEAVAWTIAGGGIQLAIIVILALGAWRVDEGLLAVSSLVAFLLYAFQIVEPVTGLTMNVTQLQAGIAAAGRISEVQSIEPEEDDDVARPARAGAAALDPAAAEATREAVAGATSGTDGTAAGTPRLSLRGVTARYLPGGEPVVRDLDLDVPHRGQVAIVGPSGAGKTTTFSLLLRFLQPESGQILLDGVPYDDLTFDDVRRRFAYVEQETPVVPGTIRENLLLSDPGATDEAMWAALAKVRLEAKVRSLAEGLDTSLVGTTVSGGERQRVALARAVLHAPDVLLLDEATAQVDGLTEAAVHAVIEDLARDRAVVTIAHRLSTVIDADLILVMEDGRVRARGTHAELLATDELYRELVAALRIATEEAATSR; from the coding sequence ATGTCCACGACTGACGCCACCGGCTCGCCGACCACGACGCCCGCCACGCCCGACACGCCCACCGGCCCGTTCCTCCCGCGGCTCAAGGTGCTCGGGGAGTTCGTCCGACCGCACCGCCGCACGCTCCTGCTCGGCCTCGTCCTGGGGCTGGGCACCACCGCCGCGGCGCTCGCGACGCCGATGGTCACCAAGTGGGTGCTCGACACCCTCGGGACGGGGGAGTCGCTGACCCCGGCCGTCCTCACGCTCGTCGGGCTGCTCGTCGTGGGCCTCGTGCTCGGGCTGTGGCAGTGGATCCTGCTCGGCACGCTCGCCGAGCGGGTCGTGCTCGACGCGCGGTCGTCCATGGTCCGGCGCTACTTCCGCGCGCGGATCGGTGCGCTCACCGGGCGCCCGACCGGCGAGCTCGTCACGCGCGTCACGTCCGACACCGTGCTGCTGCGGGAGGCCGCGTCGTCGAGCATCGTCAACCTCGTCAACTTCGCCGTGTCCCTCGTCGGGACGATCGTCCTCATGGGCGTGCTCGACATCGTGCTGCTCGGCACGACGCTCGGCGCGATCGTCGTCATCGCGGTGCTCGTCGGCGCGCTCATGCCGCGGATCGCGAAGGCGCAGGAGAAGGCGCAGGAGTCGCTCGGCAGCCTCGGCGGCACGCTCGAGGGCGGCCTCCGCGCGATCCGCACCATCAAGGCCAGCCGCGCCGAGGGGCGCCAGATCGAGCGGGTGCTCGACGACGCGCAGGCGTCCGCGCGGCACAGCGTCCGGGCCGTGCGGACCGAGGCGGTCGCGTGGACCATCGCGGGCGGCGGGATCCAGCTCGCGATCATCGTCATCCTCGCGCTCGGCGCGTGGCGCGTCGACGAGGGGCTGCTCGCGGTGTCGAGCCTCGTCGCGTTCCTCCTCTACGCGTTCCAGATCGTCGAGCCCGTCACCGGCCTCACCATGAACGTCACGCAGCTCCAGGCCGGCATCGCCGCCGCGGGACGCATCAGCGAGGTCCAGTCGATCGAGCCGGAGGAGGACGACGACGTCGCTCGGCCGGCCCGGGCGGGCGCCGCGGCGCTGGACCCGGCCGCCGCGGAGGCGACTCGGGAGGCCGTGGCGGGCGCGACGTCGGGCACGGACGGGACCGCTGCCGGGACGCCGCGCCTCTCCCTGCGGGGCGTCACGGCGCGCTACCTGCCCGGCGGCGAGCCCGTCGTCCGCGACCTCGACCTCGACGTGCCCCACCGGGGGCAGGTCGCGATCGTCGGGCCGTCGGGCGCGGGCAAGACCACGACGTTCTCCCTGCTGCTGCGGTTCCTCCAGCCCGAGTCCGGGCAGATCCTCCTCGACGGCGTGCCCTACGACGACCTCACGTTCGACGACGTCCGGCGCCGCTTCGCGTACGTCGAGCAGGAGACGCCCGTCGTGCCGGGGACGATCCGCGAGAACCTCCTCCTCTCCGACCCCGGTGCGACCGACGAGGCCATGTGGGCCGCGCTCGCGAAGGTCCGGCTCGAGGCCAAGGTGCGCTCGCTCGCCGAGGGCCTCGACACGTCCCTCGTCGGGACGACCGTCTCGGGCGGCGAGCGGCAGCGCGTCGCCCTCGCGCGCGCCGTCCTGCACGCGCCCGACGTCCTGCTGCTCGACGAGGCGACGGCGCAGGTCGACGGGCTCACCGAGGCCGCCGTGCACGCCGTCATTGAGGACCTCGCGCGCGACCGCGCCGTCGTGACGATCGCGCACCGCCTGTCGACCGTGATCGACGCCGACCTCATCCTCGTCATGGAGGACGGACGCGTCCGCGCCCGCGGGACGCACGCCGAGCTCCTCGCGACCGACGAGCTCTACCGCGAGCTCGTCGCCGCCCTGCGCATCGCGACCGAGGAGGCCGCCACGTCGAGATAG
- a CDS encoding dihydrofolate reductase family protein — MGNVTCDVAVSVDGFSSRPDQTVEHPFGEGVDLHRWMFETADENRAELDAILAAGAYVMGRNMFTPGRGEWDLDWRGWWGPEPPYHGPVFVLTHHPREPLVMEGGTTFFFVTDGIESAVAQAREAAGDRDVSVAGGAATINQALSAGLLDELRLHVVPQVLGHGDRVLDGVPPLALETVAVRAASLVTHVTYRVLGPLG; from the coding sequence ATGGGGAACGTGACGTGCGACGTGGCGGTGTCGGTGGACGGGTTCTCGTCCCGGCCCGACCAGACGGTGGAGCACCCGTTCGGCGAGGGCGTGGACCTGCACCGGTGGATGTTCGAGACGGCAGACGAGAACCGTGCGGAGCTCGACGCGATCCTCGCCGCCGGTGCGTACGTCATGGGCCGCAACATGTTCACCCCGGGCCGCGGCGAGTGGGACCTCGACTGGCGCGGGTGGTGGGGTCCGGAGCCGCCGTACCACGGGCCCGTGTTCGTGCTCACGCACCACCCGCGCGAACCGCTCGTCATGGAGGGCGGGACGACGTTCTTCTTCGTGACCGACGGCATCGAGTCCGCCGTCGCGCAGGCGCGGGAGGCCGCGGGCGACCGGGACGTCTCCGTCGCCGGCGGCGCCGCGACCATCAACCAGGCGCTCTCGGCCGGGCTCCTCGACGAGCTCCGGCTGCACGTCGTGCCGCAGGTCCTCGGGCACGGGGACCGCGTGCTCGACGGCGTCCCGCCCCTCGCGCTCGAGACCGTCGCCGTGCGCGCCGCGTCGCTCGTCACGCACGTCACGTACCGGGTGCTGGGGCCGCTCGGCTGA
- a CDS encoding DUF2510 domain-containing protein, which translates to MRKAPAGWYPDAPGSGSERWYDGAAWTDRTRTRRAAEGAGLWRRVLVVGAVVVLVVAAPLLLAVLD; encoded by the coding sequence ATGCGCAAGGCACCGGCGGGGTGGTACCCGGACGCACCGGGGTCGGGCAGCGAGCGCTGGTACGACGGCGCGGCGTGGACCGACCGCACCCGGACCCGCCGCGCGGCGGAGGGCGCCGGGCTGTGGCGGCGCGTCCTCGTCGTCGGGGCGGTCGTCGTGCTCGTCGTCGCGGCGCCGCTCCTGCTCGCCGTGCTCGACTGA
- a CDS encoding LLM class flavin-dependent oxidoreductase: protein MRVSTVILPIYPWSEGRDVWREADDLGFHAAYTYDHLSWRTFRDGPWFGAVPTLAAAAGATERVRLGTLVSSPNFREPVTFAKDVMTLDDLSGGRITVGLGAGTTGFDAAVLGGEPWSARERADRLRDFTVLLDRLLTEPAVTHDEGHYRAHEARTIPGPVQSPRVPFAIAATGPRGLRLAARYGQAWVTTGDGRLGDDATPEQSRAAVRDQVERLEAACADAGRDAASVERILLTGFTPDPALASVDAFVETARGYAEAGITEIVVHRPIPGTQFAADQRVFEQIATDGAAQVAGL, encoded by the coding sequence ATGCGCGTGAGCACCGTGATCCTGCCGATCTACCCGTGGAGTGAGGGCCGCGACGTGTGGCGCGAGGCCGACGACCTCGGGTTCCACGCCGCCTACACGTACGACCACCTGTCGTGGCGGACGTTCCGCGACGGGCCGTGGTTCGGCGCCGTCCCGACGCTCGCCGCCGCGGCGGGCGCGACGGAGCGGGTACGCCTGGGCACGCTCGTGTCGTCGCCGAACTTCCGTGAGCCGGTGACGTTCGCGAAGGACGTCATGACGCTGGACGACCTGTCGGGCGGCCGGATCACGGTCGGTCTCGGCGCAGGCACGACCGGCTTCGACGCGGCGGTGCTCGGCGGAGAGCCGTGGTCCGCGCGCGAGCGGGCGGACCGTCTGCGCGACTTCACGGTCCTGCTGGACCGGCTGCTCACCGAGCCCGCCGTCACGCACGACGAGGGCCACTACCGCGCGCACGAGGCGCGGACCATCCCCGGTCCGGTGCAGTCCCCGCGCGTGCCGTTCGCCATCGCCGCGACCGGCCCGCGCGGCCTGCGGCTCGCCGCGCGCTACGGCCAGGCGTGGGTGACGACGGGCGACGGCCGTCTGGGCGACGACGCGACCCCGGAGCAGTCCCGCGCGGCGGTCCGCGACCAGGTGGAGCGGCTGGAGGCCGCGTGCGCCGATGCCGGTCGCGACGCGGCGTCGGTCGAGCGGATCCTGCTCACCGGCTTCACGCCCGACCCCGCGCTCGCGTCGGTCGACGCGTTCGTCGAGACCGCGCGCGGGTACGCGGAGGCGGGGATCACGGAGATCGTCGTCCACCGGCCGATCCCCGGCACGCAGTTCGCCGCCGACCAGCGCGTCTTCGAGCAGATCGCGACCGACGGAGCGGCCCAGGTCGCCGGTCTCTGA
- a CDS encoding Dabb family protein, with product MIQHTVAFRLVHPAGSAEEAEFLGTARRTLTAIPGVRDFTVSRQVSAKSPLTFQFSMVFDDDAAYAAYDAHPDHRGFVADRWVPEVAEFQELDLVPLAD from the coding sequence GTGATCCAGCACACCGTCGCCTTCCGCCTCGTCCACCCCGCCGGCAGCGCCGAGGAGGCCGAGTTCCTCGGCACCGCGCGCCGCACGCTCACCGCGATCCCGGGGGTGCGGGACTTCACGGTCTCGCGCCAGGTGAGCGCCAAGAGCCCGCTGACGTTCCAGTTCTCCATGGTGTTCGACGACGACGCCGCGTACGCCGCGTACGACGCCCACCCGGACCACCGCGGGTTCGTCGCCGACCGCTGGGTGCCCGAGGTCGCGGAGTTCCAGGAGCTCGACCTCGTCCCGCTCGCCGACTGA
- a CDS encoding LLM class F420-dependent oxidoreductase, translated as MDLRIFTEPQQGASYDDLLAVAKATEDLGFDAFFRSDHYLVMGDGDGLPGPTDAWTTLAGLARETSRIRLGTLVSSATFRHPGVLAIQVAQVDQMSGGRVELGLGAGWFAREHEAYGIPFPEKRFGILEEQLAVITGLWETPVGETFSFSGEHYTLTDSPALPKPAQEHVPVIVGGHGPRRTPALAARYASEFNAAFPDPGVLPDRFENVRAACLDADRDPDSLVYSAAFVVAVGKDEAEFRRRADAIGREPDEVRRNGLAGTVSEVADKIAAAAEQGATRFYLQVLDLHDLDHLDLIASEVVPQLP; from the coding sequence ATCGACCTGCGCATCTTCACCGAGCCCCAGCAGGGCGCCTCCTACGACGACCTCCTCGCGGTCGCGAAGGCCACCGAGGACCTCGGGTTCGACGCCTTCTTCCGCTCCGACCACTACCTCGTCATGGGCGACGGCGACGGGCTGCCCGGCCCGACCGACGCGTGGACGACGCTCGCCGGCCTGGCCCGCGAGACGAGCCGCATCCGGCTCGGCACGCTCGTGTCGTCGGCGACGTTCCGCCACCCGGGCGTGCTGGCGATCCAGGTCGCGCAGGTCGACCAGATGTCGGGCGGTCGCGTGGAGCTCGGGCTCGGCGCGGGCTGGTTCGCGCGCGAGCACGAGGCGTACGGCATCCCGTTCCCGGAGAAGCGGTTCGGGATCCTCGAGGAGCAGCTCGCGGTGATCACCGGGCTGTGGGAGACGCCGGTCGGGGAGACGTTCTCGTTCAGCGGCGAGCACTACACGCTCACCGACTCCCCGGCCCTGCCGAAGCCCGCGCAGGAGCACGTCCCGGTGATCGTCGGCGGCCACGGTCCCCGGCGCACCCCGGCGCTCGCGGCCCGGTACGCGAGCGAGTTCAACGCGGCGTTCCCCGACCCGGGCGTCCTGCCCGACCGGTTCGAGAACGTGCGCGCCGCGTGCCTTGACGCCGACCGTGACCCCGACTCGCTCGTGTACTCGGCGGCGTTCGTCGTCGCGGTGGGCAAGGACGAGGCGGAGTTCCGCCGTCGGGCCGACGCGATCGGGCGCGAGCCCGACGAGGTGCGCCGCAACGGCCTGGCCGGGACGGTCTCCGAGGTCGCGGACAAGATCGCCGCCGCGGCCGAGCAGGGCGCGACGCGCTTCTACCTCCAGGTGCTCGACCTGCACGACCTCGACCACCTCGACCTCATCGCGTCTGAGGTCGTGCCGCAGCTGCCCTGA
- a CDS encoding cellulose synthase catalytic subunit, with amino-acid sequence MPVSEFDRLVVTPRRTQHVRPATFGPSADVDRPTGPPRDENSAARSPSLVMIMLLATLGVVAYAVFLLNPANRGDALPYVMVITAESVLVAQALLAMWTVLSSGHDPRGFSFHHAKDRLFDVPEIIRDGAEDDPTRWNLYLHDRPVTVDVLITTYGEDLDTIARTVRAAVAVRGTHRTWVLDDGRSDDVRDLAAQLGARYVRRLSSNGAKAGNVNHALAIAKGDFFVILDADFVARPELLVETVPFFVKDDVAFVQTPQTYGNLDNLISRGAGYMQAVFYRFVQPGRNRFNAAFCVGTNVIFRRAAIDDIGGLHTDSKSEDVWTSLMLHERGWRTIYIPTTLAVGDTPETVEAYTKQQLRWATGGFEILLQHNPLSPRRTLTLDQRLQYTVTATHYLAGIAPLVLLLVPPLQIYLDLTPMNLTISWGTWLLYYAGFYVLQIAIAFFTLGSFRWEVLMLASVSFPIYTTALWNALTGKEQAWHVTGSKGKVTSPFNYMIPQVLFFAFLLVTSVVGAWKEWGDPMPSLALAWNVTNTLILGAFVVTALRESRSTRLAARDGGRLVRPRDGAAAAVVDEALSARLGVEVTVGVGTRAGRRRARRGGDSSSGPVGGVA; translated from the coding sequence ATGCCCGTCTCCGAGTTCGACCGCCTGGTCGTCACCCCGCGCCGTACGCAGCACGTGCGGCCCGCGACGTTCGGCCCGAGCGCCGACGTCGACCGCCCGACCGGCCCGCCGCGCGACGAGAACTCCGCCGCGCGCTCGCCGTCGCTCGTCATGATCATGCTGCTGGCGACGCTCGGCGTCGTCGCGTACGCGGTGTTCCTGCTCAACCCGGCCAACCGCGGCGACGCGCTGCCGTACGTCATGGTCATCACGGCCGAGTCGGTGCTCGTCGCCCAGGCGCTGCTGGCGATGTGGACCGTCCTGTCGAGCGGGCACGACCCGCGCGGGTTCTCGTTCCACCACGCGAAGGACCGCCTGTTCGACGTCCCCGAGATCATCCGCGACGGCGCCGAGGACGACCCGACGCGCTGGAACCTGTACCTCCACGACCGTCCCGTCACGGTCGACGTCCTCATCACGACCTACGGCGAGGACCTCGACACCATCGCGCGCACGGTGCGCGCCGCCGTCGCGGTCCGCGGCACCCACCGCACGTGGGTGCTCGACGACGGCCGGTCCGACGACGTCCGTGACCTCGCCGCCCAGCTCGGGGCGCGCTACGTGCGACGGCTGTCGAGCAACGGCGCGAAGGCCGGCAACGTCAACCACGCGCTCGCCATCGCCAAGGGCGACTTCTTCGTCATCCTCGACGCCGACTTCGTCGCCAGGCCCGAGCTCCTCGTGGAGACCGTGCCGTTCTTCGTCAAGGACGACGTCGCGTTCGTCCAGACGCCGCAGACCTACGGCAACCTCGACAACCTCATCTCGCGCGGCGCCGGGTACATGCAGGCCGTCTTCTACCGGTTCGTGCAGCCTGGCCGCAACCGCTTCAACGCCGCGTTCTGCGTCGGGACCAACGTGATCTTCCGCCGCGCCGCGATCGACGACATCGGCGGCTTGCACACCGACTCCAAGTCCGAGGACGTGTGGACGTCGCTCATGCTCCACGAGCGCGGGTGGCGCACGATCTACATCCCCACGACGCTCGCGGTCGGCGACACCCCGGAGACCGTCGAGGCGTACACCAAGCAGCAGCTGCGCTGGGCGACCGGCGGGTTCGAGATCCTGCTCCAGCACAACCCGCTCAGCCCGCGCCGCACCCTCACGCTCGACCAGCGGCTCCAGTACACCGTCACCGCGACGCACTACCTCGCGGGCATCGCGCCGCTCGTGCTGCTGCTCGTGCCGCCGCTGCAGATCTACCTCGACCTCACGCCCATGAACCTCACCATCTCGTGGGGCACGTGGCTGCTCTACTACGCGGGCTTCTACGTGCTCCAGATCGCCATCGCGTTCTTCACGCTCGGGTCGTTCCGGTGGGAGGTGCTCATGCTCGCGTCCGTGTCGTTCCCCATCTACACCACGGCCCTGTGGAACGCGCTGACCGGCAAGGAGCAGGCGTGGCACGTGACCGGCAGCAAGGGGAAGGTCACGTCGCCGTTCAACTACATGATCCCGCAGGTGCTGTTCTTCGCGTTCCTGCTCGTGACGTCGGTGGTCGGGGCCTGGAAGGAGTGGGGCGACCCGATGCCGAGCCTCGCGCTCGCCTGGAACGTCACCAACACGCTGATCCTCGGCGCGTTCGTCGTGACGGCCCTCCGAGAGTCGCGGTCGACGCGCCTGGCGGCTCGGGACGGAGGGCGTTTGGTCCGGCCGCGAGACGGAGCGGCCGCGGCCGTCGTCGACGAGGCGTTGTCGGCGCGGCTCGGCGTGGAGGTGACGGTCGGCGTCGGGACGCGGGCCGGGAGGCGGCGGGCGCGCCGTGGCGGGGACTCGTCGTCCGGACCTGTCGGAGGTGTCGCATGA
- a CDS encoding HlyD family secretion protein produces the protein MTWSNRFRLVGGLLVVVLVCAALTLVMNRRLGQATSTTATIRAEVLDVGSDYAGTVTAAEVAEGDEVAAGDPLFTVSSLTLQHDIALGLVSADTSAYQVAPDGTITLVAPYDAVVTDVTTREGGFVQAGEVIASLEREGSLFVDARLTLDPSDFARVRQGAEVTVVLPNQVEVAGEVASVAVQNTANQAEATIEVTSDALVRGAEHGLVASGTPVTASIELHDDGPLAGVDESFGAFLRKVGL, from the coding sequence ATGACCTGGTCGAACCGCTTCCGCCTCGTGGGCGGGCTGCTCGTGGTCGTGCTCGTGTGCGCGGCGCTCACGCTCGTCATGAACCGGCGCCTCGGGCAGGCGACGAGCACCACGGCGACCATCCGGGCCGAGGTGCTCGACGTCGGCAGCGACTACGCGGGGACCGTCACCGCGGCGGAGGTCGCCGAGGGGGACGAGGTCGCCGCGGGCGACCCGCTGTTCACCGTGAGCAGCCTGACGCTCCAGCACGACATCGCGCTCGGGCTCGTCAGCGCCGACACGTCCGCGTACCAGGTGGCGCCCGACGGGACGATCACGCTCGTCGCGCCCTACGACGCCGTGGTCACCGACGTCACGACCCGCGAGGGCGGGTTCGTCCAGGCCGGCGAGGTGATCGCGTCGCTCGAGCGCGAAGGGTCGCTGTTCGTCGACGCCCGGCTGACGCTCGACCCGAGCGACTTCGCGCGCGTCCGCCAGGGCGCGGAGGTCACGGTCGTGCTGCCGAACCAGGTGGAGGTCGCGGGTGAGGTCGCGTCGGTCGCGGTGCAGAACACCGCCAACCAGGCGGAGGCCACGATCGAGGTCACGAGCGACGCGCTTGTGCGCGGTGCGGAGCACGGCCTCGTCGCGTCGGGCACGCCCGTCACGGCGAGCATCGAGCTGCACGACGACGGCCCGCTCGCCGGGGTCGACGAGTCGTTCGGCGCGTTCCTCCGCAAGGTGGGGCTGTGA